One segment of Gammaproteobacteria bacterium DNA contains the following:
- a CDS encoding A24 family peptidase — protein sequence MLDTAVTVFTDNPASFVIVSALFGLLVGSFLNVVIYRLPVMLEKQWRQYCAEMFDDLPAQKNDSKSAIKDEKFNLAVPRSHCPHCKRVVRAWENIPVLSYVMLRGKCAGCGTAISVRYPLIELLSAVLSAVVASHFGFGLAACAGLLFTWVLIALSVIDYDTQLLPDTITLPLIWVGLLLSLGGAFVSPVEAIIGAVAGYMSLWFVYQLFRLLTGKEGMGFGDFKLLSALGAWLGWKLLPVIILLSSFAGAVLGVLLIVLRRHERDKPIPFGPYLAIAGWCAMLWGQEILDQYWKISGL from the coding sequence ATGTTAGACACGGCTGTCACAGTATTTACGGATAATCCAGCAAGTTTCGTTATCGTTTCTGCCCTTTTTGGTTTACTCGTCGGAAGTTTTCTAAACGTCGTGATCTATCGCCTGCCTGTGATGCTGGAAAAGCAATGGCGACAATACTGCGCCGAAATGTTTGACGATCTACCAGCACAGAAAAATGATAGCAAGTCAGCTATCAAAGATGAAAAATTCAATCTCGCAGTACCTCGATCGCATTGCCCGCATTGCAAACGGGTCGTGCGCGCGTGGGAGAATATTCCGGTGCTGAGTTATGTGATGTTGCGTGGCAAATGCGCCGGATGTGGTACGGCTATTTCGGTTCGGTATCCGCTCATCGAATTGCTTAGCGCGGTATTGTCAGCCGTTGTTGCATCGCATTTTGGTTTTGGTTTGGCTGCATGTGCGGGTTTGCTGTTCACCTGGGTGCTAATCGCGCTCAGTGTTATTGATTACGATACTCAGCTCTTGCCCGACACGATTACCTTGCCATTGATCTGGGTCGGTTTGTTGTTAAGCCTTGGCGGTGCGTTTGTTTCTCCGGTAGAAGCGATTATTGGCGCCGTCGCCGGTTATATGTCTTTGTGGTTTGTCTATCAGCTATTCAGATTGCTAACCGGCAAAGAAGGTATGGGGTTTGGCGATTTCAAATTGCTCTCAGCCCTGGGTGCCTGGCTAGGCTGGAAGTTGCTTCCAGTTATTATCCTGCTATCCTCTTTTGCGGGTGCGGTGCTGGGCGTGTTGTTGATAGTGTTGCGTCGACATGAGCGCGACAAACCGATCCCGTTTGGCCCCTATCTGGCGATTGCCGGTTGGTGCGCCATGTTGTGGGGGCAGGAAATTTTGGATCAATACTGGAAAATATCGGGGCTATAG
- a CDS encoding type II secretion system F family protein: MAQHQNRTILYLWEGTDRAGKRVKGELRSVSIPVLKAELRRQGVSAHKIRKKPVALFSKGKKSIRSKEITVFSRQLATMVSSGIPLVQAFEIIGKGSENPSMQEMMMAVKMDLEGGSSLAQSLRKHPKHFDNLFCNLIRAGEQAGILETLLNKIALYKEKTEAIKGKIKKAMYYPVGVMAVAMLILMVMLVKVVPEFQKMFASMGAALPLPTQIVVNMSDIFQQYWMFILGAIGISVYSIIKAKENSEAFRYSWDANMLRLPVLGDLVRKSVIARFSRTLSTMFAAGVPLVDALESVAGAAGNLLYAKAILDIREDVATGQQLQLAMQQTKIFPNMAVQMVHIGEETGSLDSMLAKVADFYEQEVDDAVDGLSSLMEPIIIVIIGVLIGGLVLAMYMPVFQLGQTI; encoded by the coding sequence ATGGCACAACATCAAAACCGGACAATATTATATCTATGGGAAGGCACTGACCGCGCAGGTAAGCGCGTAAAAGGCGAGCTCCGCTCGGTAAGTATCCCTGTGCTCAAAGCCGAATTACGTCGCCAAGGTGTTAGTGCACACAAGATTCGCAAGAAGCCAGTTGCCTTATTTAGTAAAGGCAAGAAGTCGATTAGGTCGAAAGAAATCACCGTGTTTAGTCGCCAGTTGGCCACTATGGTGTCATCAGGTATTCCGCTTGTGCAGGCGTTCGAGATTATCGGCAAGGGAAGTGAAAACCCTTCGATGCAAGAGATGATGATGGCGGTCAAGATGGATCTGGAAGGTGGTAGTTCTCTGGCGCAGTCATTGCGCAAGCATCCAAAGCATTTTGACAACCTCTTTTGCAATCTCATACGTGCAGGTGAGCAGGCGGGTATCCTCGAGACCTTGCTCAACAAAATCGCCTTGTATAAAGAAAAAACAGAGGCGATAAAAGGCAAAATCAAGAAGGCTATGTATTATCCGGTAGGCGTTATGGCGGTGGCAATGTTGATACTCATGGTTATGCTCGTCAAGGTTGTGCCGGAGTTCCAGAAAATGTTTGCCAGCATGGGCGCAGCCTTGCCGTTACCGACTCAGATCGTGGTAAATATGTCTGATATTTTTCAGCAATACTGGATGTTTATCTTGGGGGCTATCGGTATTTCTGTATACAGCATAATCAAAGCCAAGGAAAACTCTGAAGCCTTTCGCTACAGCTGGGATGCGAATATGTTGCGTTTGCCAGTGCTTGGTGACTTAGTGCGCAAATCTGTTATTGCGAGATTCTCGCGTACCTTGTCGACAATGTTTGCTGCCGGTGTGCCTTTGGTAGATGCTCTGGAGTCTGTTGCCGGTGCAGCGGGTAATTTGCTATATGCCAAAGCCATACTTGACATACGAGAAGATGTGGCAACGGGGCAGCAATTACAGCTGGCGATGCAACAGACAAAGATATTTCCTAATATGGCGGTGCAAATGGTGCACATTGGCGAGGAGACCGGTTCTCTGGATTCCATGCTTGCGAAGGTTGCCGATTTTTATGAGCAGGAAGTGGACGATGCGGTCGACGGTCTGAGCAGCTTGATGGAGCCTATTATCATTGTGATTATCGGTGTACTCATAGGTGGTCTGGTGCTGGCGATGTATATGCCGGTGTTCCAATTGGGTCAGACTATTTAG
- the pilB gene encoding type IV-A pilus assembly ATPase PilB has protein sequence MIPFTNEYCSEYRTPSLTKTSSALTGLSRRLVDKGLLKERQAMHAQMQARQDNVPLVNYLSQHHIVDALKASQAAAEEFGLPLFDIDALDLDPDVQELIDERLIQEFNALPLWRRGNRLFVAITDPGNLHALDQFKFQSGLNTEPVLVETHALLKRLEESLEQRGTSMMGLSDTDLDALQFEGINDETPQGDADVEDAPLVRFVNKILLDAIQRGASDIHFEPYENRTRVRYRLDGILQEAATPPVSLAPRIVARIKVMARLDISEKRLPQDGRIKMNLSKNRSIDFRVSSCPTLFGEKVVLRILDSGSFKYGIDVLGFDERQKQVFVEHIKKPHGMVLVTGPTGSGKTVTLYTAMNILNTGDRNISSVEDPAEIYMPGINQVNINPKVGLTFASTLRAFLRQDPDIIMVGEIRDTETAEIALKAAQTGHLVLSTLHTNDAPQTLTRLMNMGVEPYNIVSSVSLIVAQRLARRLCAHCKQIIELPEEILMAQGFKPEQLGRFTLYAPAGCERCNNGYRGRLGIFQVMPMSEAMGRLILNGGNHLQLADQAREEGIVDLRQAGLEKVMQGLTSLEEIHRVTME, from the coding sequence ATGATCCCTTTTACCAATGAATATTGCAGCGAATATAGGACTCCGAGTTTGACGAAAACATCATCGGCATTGACAGGATTGTCTCGACGTTTGGTCGACAAAGGGCTGTTAAAAGAACGACAGGCCATGCATGCGCAAATGCAGGCGCGGCAGGACAATGTGCCTTTGGTGAATTATCTGTCGCAACACCACATCGTGGATGCGCTCAAGGCCAGCCAGGCGGCGGCAGAAGAATTTGGGCTGCCGCTGTTCGATATTGATGCCTTGGATCTCGACCCCGATGTTCAGGAGTTAATCGACGAACGCCTGATTCAGGAGTTTAATGCCTTGCCTCTTTGGCGCCGTGGCAATCGTCTGTTTGTGGCAATAACCGATCCTGGAAACCTCCATGCCCTGGATCAATTTAAATTCCAGAGTGGTTTGAATACCGAACCGGTGCTGGTGGAAACCCATGCGCTGCTCAAGCGTCTGGAGGAATCGCTGGAACAACGCGGCACCAGCATGATGGGGCTGAGTGATACGGATCTTGATGCCTTACAATTCGAAGGCATTAACGACGAGACACCACAAGGCGACGCGGATGTAGAAGATGCGCCTTTAGTACGTTTTGTTAACAAGATATTGCTGGACGCAATCCAGCGGGGGGCATCGGATATTCACTTCGAGCCTTACGAAAATCGCACTCGTGTGCGTTATCGGCTCGATGGAATTTTACAGGAAGCAGCTACGCCGCCCGTCAGCTTGGCACCGCGTATAGTGGCAAGAATCAAGGTTATGGCGCGACTGGATATCTCCGAGAAACGCCTGCCCCAGGACGGACGTATCAAGATGAATCTGAGCAAGAATCGCTCGATCGATTTTCGCGTCAGTTCCTGCCCGACTTTGTTCGGCGAAAAAGTCGTATTGCGTATTCTGGATTCCGGCAGTTTCAAGTACGGCATAGATGTGCTCGGATTTGATGAACGGCAGAAGCAGGTGTTTGTCGAGCACATAAAAAAACCACACGGCATGGTGCTGGTGACCGGGCCAACGGGCTCGGGTAAGACGGTGACACTGTATACCGCAATGAACATACTCAATACCGGTGATCGCAATATTTCATCGGTGGAAGATCCGGCAGAAATTTATATGCCTGGCATCAATCAGGTCAATATCAATCCAAAAGTCGGATTGACCTTTGCGTCGACGCTACGCGCGTTTTTGCGTCAGGATCCGGATATCATCATGGTGGGTGAGATTCGCGATACGGAAACCGCAGAGATTGCGTTGAAGGCAGCGCAGACAGGGCACCTGGTGTTGTCGACGCTGCACACCAACGATGCGCCACAGACATTGACGCGCCTTATGAATATGGGTGTGGAGCCCTATAACATTGTGTCTTCGGTATCGCTAATCGTCGCGCAACGCCTGGCTCGACGCCTGTGTGCTCACTGTAAACAAATTATTGAGCTGCCTGAAGAGATTTTGATGGCGCAGGGCTTCAAGCCGGAACAATTAGGACGATTCACTTTATACGCTCCGGCGGGTTGTGAGCGTTGTAATAACGGCTACCGGGGGCGGCTCGGCATATTTCAAGTGATGCCAATGTCGGAAGCCATGGGACGTTTGATCTTGAACGGTGGTAATCATTTACAACTGGCAGATCAGGCGCGTGAAGAAGGGATAGTGGACCTGCGTCAGGCGGGTCTGGAAAAAGTCATGCAGGGTTTGACAAGTCTTGAAGAAATACATCGGGTGACGATGGAGTAG
- a CDS encoding sigma-54 dependent transcriptional regulator has translation MAQTLALIIDDEPDICELLEITLARMQIKSHIASNVRQGKTLLSRHPYDLCLTDMRLPDGDGIELVEYIQQEGLDIPVAVITAHGNMELAIKALKAGAFDFVSKPVDLKMLRDLVSTAIKVKPASAESSADEGNKRHDLLGDSSVMKRTRATIGKLARSQAPVYISGESGSGKELVARMIHEQGPRGDGPFIAVNCGAIPEQLMESEFFGYKKGSFTGASADKDGLFKAATGGTLFLDEVADLPMHMQVKLLRVIQEKSVRPVGSTKEESIDVRILSATHKDLASLVNRGDFRQDLYYRVNVIELHVPSLREHPDDIPMLADFILDKLANDSGMPPAYLGPEALQVLKQYSFPGNVRELENILERAMTLCEGDTIKPQDLKLNATAMNSDLEGDETGLDPFLDEMEKDAIRQALEKTQYNKTAAAKLLGISFRQLRYRLKKLGID, from the coding sequence ATGGCACAGACGCTGGCCCTGATTATTGATGACGAGCCGGATATCTGCGAATTGCTGGAGATCACTCTGGCGCGCATGCAGATAAAGTCACATATTGCATCCAATGTGCGTCAGGGTAAAACGCTGCTATCACGACATCCCTATGATTTGTGTCTCACCGATATGCGTTTGCCTGACGGCGATGGCATCGAGCTCGTCGAATATATTCAACAGGAAGGTCTGGATATTCCGGTGGCGGTAATTACTGCGCACGGCAATATGGAGCTTGCCATTAAAGCCCTGAAGGCCGGTGCCTTCGATTTTGTTTCCAAGCCGGTTGATCTAAAAATGCTGCGCGATCTGGTGTCTACCGCGATCAAGGTTAAACCTGCAAGCGCAGAATCTTCAGCGGACGAAGGGAATAAGCGTCATGACTTGCTTGGTGATTCCTCGGTCATGAAGCGTACCCGCGCTACGATTGGCAAACTCGCACGCAGTCAGGCACCAGTATATATCTCCGGCGAATCTGGCAGCGGTAAAGAGCTGGTCGCGCGTATGATACATGAGCAAGGTCCGCGCGGTGATGGGCCGTTTATCGCGGTCAACTGTGGCGCTATTCCGGAACAGCTCATGGAAAGCGAATTTTTCGGCTATAAGAAAGGCAGCTTTACCGGTGCCAGCGCGGATAAGGATGGTTTATTCAAAGCGGCGACCGGTGGCACCTTGTTTCTCGATGAGGTCGCCGACCTGCCTATGCATATGCAAGTAAAGCTGTTGCGCGTCATCCAGGAAAAATCGGTGCGACCGGTAGGCTCAACCAAGGAAGAAAGCATCGATGTAAGAATACTAAGTGCCACCCACAAGGATCTGGCCAGTCTGGTTAACCGTGGCGATTTCCGACAGGATTTGTATTATCGCGTCAATGTCATCGAGCTCCACGTACCGTCTCTACGTGAACACCCGGATGACATTCCAATGCTGGCCGATTTTATCCTCGACAAACTGGCTAACGATTCTGGGATGCCACCTGCCTATCTCGGACCAGAGGCTTTGCAGGTATTAAAACAATACTCATTTCCTGGGAATGTGCGTGAGCTGGAAAATATTCTCGAACGTGCCATGACGCTATGCGAGGGCGACACGATTAAACCCCAGGATCTCAAACTAAATGCCACCGCTATGAACAGTGATCTGGAAGGCGATGAGACCGGTCTCGACCCCTTTCTCGATGAAATGGAAAAAGATGCGATCCGCCAGGCCCTGGAGAAGACCCAATATAATAAGACTGCCGCCGCCAAATTGCTGGGCATAAGCTTTAGACAGCTGCGTTATCGCCTGAAGAAATTAGGGATAGATTGA
- a CDS encoding ATP-binding protein: protein MDRMSARNANVEVVEGLRRAEIKLNQPDSSAFRQRVLILLSVYRLIVSLALMSGSVWLFDEFLEQTNIQITAIAYVIYACTFLLLHKRISTGSVSRYFLFDLVFILAMMLLLIAERNALSVLLTVFVLAYAALAGPKNAIAMAAAASLMILGVQANEFISGHATVYGFLVPGGLGLVYFIAATIFSHLARQAQENRQLAEKLGIDLRNMAELNGYIIQRMDSGVIVIDGKNNIQLTNDAAWYLLGMQSRSAIVSLDNMSAPLHHRLQEWRATSTTDERSVSITGASDVMPRFIPLGQTRREGVLILLEDASLLNQQAQQLKHSALGRLTASIAHEIRNPLGAISHAAQLLVESSALDTADRRLAEIIHQNAGRTNNVIENVMQLTRKEKAHPERIPLKTWLHDFVAEFARAQQLENGQLQIDVSPDDLVLAFDAGHLHQILANLCQNAMAHGVAHAQRKIIQIKAGKFPGGGVVLDIIDFGPGIDPETAHKIFEPFFTTASRGTGLGLFIAKELTAANQAKLDYVPVPSGGSCFRITHKGEQ, encoded by the coding sequence ATGGACAGGATGTCTGCACGGAATGCCAACGTAGAGGTAGTTGAAGGACTGAGGAGAGCGGAAATTAAACTAAACCAGCCAGATTCAAGTGCATTCAGGCAGCGCGTTCTGATTCTGTTGTCGGTTTATCGCTTGATTGTGTCTCTGGCCTTGATGTCCGGCAGTGTGTGGCTGTTTGATGAGTTTCTCGAACAGACAAATATTCAGATCACAGCAATTGCCTACGTAATTTATGCCTGTACTTTTCTGTTACTGCACAAGCGTATCAGCACTGGTTCGGTCTCCCGTTATTTTCTCTTCGATTTAGTTTTTATATTGGCCATGATGCTGCTGCTGATCGCTGAGCGTAATGCATTGTCGGTTTTGCTCACCGTTTTTGTACTAGCCTATGCCGCTTTAGCTGGACCGAAAAACGCGATTGCTATGGCTGCGGCAGCGAGTTTGATGATACTCGGGGTGCAGGCCAATGAGTTTATATCCGGTCATGCGACAGTTTACGGCTTTCTAGTGCCCGGTGGGCTGGGGCTGGTCTACTTCATTGCTGCAACCATCTTCAGTCATCTGGCGCGCCAGGCCCAGGAAAACCGCCAGTTAGCCGAGAAGCTGGGTATCGATCTCAGAAATATGGCTGAGCTCAATGGCTATATCATTCAGCGCATGGATTCTGGGGTGATCGTCATCGATGGCAAAAACAATATTCAGCTGACCAATGATGCTGCCTGGTATTTGCTCGGTATGCAATCTCGCTCCGCCATTGTGAGTTTGGACAATATGTCTGCGCCTTTGCACCACCGCTTGCAGGAGTGGCGGGCTACATCGACGACGGATGAGCGTTCTGTAAGTATTACCGGTGCGTCAGATGTTATGCCGCGATTTATTCCCTTGGGTCAGACACGCCGAGAGGGAGTGTTAATCCTGCTCGAAGACGCCTCGTTGTTGAATCAGCAGGCGCAACAGCTAAAGCACAGTGCCCTCGGCAGGCTTACCGCCAGTATTGCCCACGAGATTCGCAATCCACTCGGGGCAATCAGTCACGCGGCGCAATTGCTGGTAGAGTCAAGCGCCCTGGACACAGCCGATCGGCGTCTGGCGGAGATCATCCACCAAAATGCCGGTCGCACCAATAATGTCATCGAGAATGTCATGCAGCTCACGCGTAAAGAAAAAGCGCATCCGGAACGCATTCCCTTGAAAACGTGGTTACACGATTTTGTCGCGGAATTTGCCAGGGCTCAACAACTCGAAAACGGACAGTTACAGATAGACGTATCACCAGACGATTTGGTATTAGCCTTTGATGCAGGCCATTTGCACCAAATTCTCGCCAATCTATGTCAAAATGCTATGGCGCACGGCGTGGCACATGCACAGCGCAAGATAATACAAATTAAAGCGGGGAAATTTCCCGGTGGTGGGGTTGTGCTGGATATTATCGACTTTGGTCCGGGTATCGACCCGGAAACTGCGCACAAGATTTTCGAACCGTTTTTTACGACTGCCAGTCGAGGCACCGGACTGGGCCTGTTTATCGCCAAGGAATTAACCGCGGCCAATCAGGCCAAGCTGGACTATGTTCCCGTTCCTTCGGGCGGCAGTTGTTTTCGTATTACCCATAAAGGCGAACAGTAA
- a CDS encoding fused response regulator/phosphatase, which yields MNIKVLVVDDDEINRMVLNGILDGGRYDVFFAENGAEGVEVFEKERPDIVLMDVLMPVMDGRVAATKIKELAGDEFVPVIFLTSLTDEDELAECVSVGGDDFLTKPFSKTILEAKITAFLRTRVLYQQIQQHNQMMMQEYLYAEKIFARLNTRGVLKDLPFNHISTPQSMFNGDMLLAAKRQDGGLNVFVGDATGHGLPAAIGVLPVSDIFYDMTEHGRKSADIVLAINQKLKTFLPTELFLCACLMEFSLDMSVAKIWNGGLPDGLIYNARSGDIRERVASNRLPLGIMGNASLDTSFTTYHLKEGDSIYVFSDGITEAEDENGDMLGMDGLERCLIKSHQKTEPFNYLSRLLAQYRGDREQSDDLTLIQVTPELFRLKRSA from the coding sequence ATGAATATCAAGGTGCTAGTGGTTGATGATGACGAAATCAATCGTATGGTTTTAAATGGCATCCTCGACGGAGGTCGTTACGACGTGTTCTTTGCCGAAAACGGTGCGGAAGGCGTTGAAGTCTTTGAAAAGGAACGGCCAGACATAGTTCTGATGGATGTCCTTATGCCGGTCATGGATGGCCGTGTTGCTGCCACCAAAATCAAAGAATTAGCTGGTGATGAGTTTGTGCCAGTGATCTTTCTGACTTCTCTGACGGATGAGGATGAACTTGCCGAATGTGTTTCAGTCGGTGGGGATGACTTTCTTACCAAGCCATTCAGCAAAACTATACTTGAGGCCAAGATAACGGCATTCTTGCGTACCCGCGTCCTCTATCAACAAATCCAGCAACATAACCAGATGATGATGCAAGAATATCTTTATGCAGAAAAGATCTTTGCGCGTTTGAATACGCGTGGTGTGCTGAAGGATCTTCCCTTTAATCACATCAGCACACCTCAGTCGATGTTTAATGGGGATATGTTGCTGGCTGCAAAGCGTCAGGATGGCGGTCTGAATGTCTTTGTTGGTGATGCCACAGGGCATGGTCTGCCTGCCGCCATCGGCGTGCTGCCTGTTTCGGATATTTTTTACGATATGACAGAACATGGACGCAAGTCTGCGGATATCGTTCTTGCGATTAACCAAAAACTGAAAACCTTCCTGCCGACAGAGTTATTTTTATGCGCGTGTCTGATGGAATTTAGTCTCGACATGAGTGTAGCGAAAATCTGGAATGGTGGGTTGCCCGATGGTCTGATATATAACGCACGCAGTGGAGATATTCGTGAACGTGTGGCATCGAATCGTTTACCTCTTGGCATTATGGGTAATGCTAGCCTGGATACCTCTTTCACGACTTACCATCTAAAAGAGGGTGACTCCATCTATGTCTTTTCTGATGGCATTACCGAGGCGGAAGACGAAAACGGCGATATGCTAGGCATGGATGGGTTGGAGCGTTGCCTGATTAAATCACATCAAAAAACAGAGCCTTTTAACTATCTAAGCAGGCTTTTAGCCCAGTATCGTGGAGATCGGGAGCAGTCAGATGATTTGACGCTTATCCAGGTAACTCCCGAATTGTTCAGATTAAAGCGCTCCGCGTAG
- a CDS encoding phosphate/phosphite/phosphonate ABC transporter substrate-binding protein translates to MNKVLISLLLMSAVSMPVHAQNTRYTFGIVPQQTASKLLQSWTPLLRKMEEITGLEFEFRTESSIPEFEEQLRNGAYDFAYMNPYHYTVFAKHPGYSAFAKASDKKITGLIVVHKDSSIKTVHDLEGKTIAFPSPAAFAATILNRSNLKNSGIKFDTAYVNSHDSVYASVARGIYPAGGAVLRTLNNTASSYRDQLRVLWTSKGYTPHAFASHPRISANVRKSVITALLQINKKPDEPVYKILGIKSIEQARDSDWNDVRKLNINILE, encoded by the coding sequence TTGAACAAAGTACTGATTTCTCTGTTGCTCATGTCCGCTGTCAGCATGCCAGTCCATGCACAGAACACCAGATACACGTTCGGCATCGTTCCCCAGCAAACAGCAAGCAAACTACTCCAAAGCTGGACGCCTCTTCTGAGAAAAATGGAGGAAATTACAGGACTGGAATTCGAATTTCGGACCGAGTCCAGCATCCCAGAGTTTGAGGAACAATTGCGCAATGGCGCCTATGATTTTGCCTATATGAATCCATATCACTATACGGTTTTTGCTAAACATCCGGGCTATAGCGCTTTTGCCAAAGCTAGTGACAAAAAAATTACCGGCCTCATCGTTGTACACAAAGACAGCAGCATAAAGACCGTACATGATCTCGAAGGAAAGACTATCGCCTTTCCTTCTCCTGCAGCGTTTGCAGCAACCATACTGAATCGCAGCAACCTGAAAAATAGCGGCATAAAATTTGATACGGCCTATGTCAACTCTCATGATTCAGTCTATGCCAGTGTTGCTCGAGGAATATATCCAGCCGGTGGAGCCGTACTGCGCACGTTAAACAACACCGCATCGTCCTACCGCGATCAACTAAGAGTCTTGTGGACAAGTAAGGGCTACACGCCGCACGCATTTGCAAGTCACCCGAGAATTTCCGCCAACGTCAGGAAATCAGTCATCACCGCGCTGTTGCAAATTAACAAAAAACCGGACGAGCCCGTCTATAAAATCCTCGGCATCAAAAGCATCGAACAGGCCAGAGACAGTGACTGGAACGATGTACGAAAACTAAACATCAACATTCTTGAGTAG